AATTGAGGGGCATCAATAAAAAAATCCCCaattctgaaagttttttttttctgcagCAGCTACACAGACCACATCTTGTAATGAGAACAACAATCTCCCTCCTCGTAAAATATTACTTCTGGGGAAGACTGGTGTTGGGAAAAGTGCAACCGGAAACACCATACTGGgaagtaatgtttttaagtCACTCAATGATTTAAATGCTGTAACTGAAAAAAGTGAAATACACCACTCAGAAGTCAATGGGAGGGAAGTATCTGTTATTGACACACCTGGATTCTTTGACTCAAAAATTCCTCAGGATAAATTAGCTAATGAGTTTGAAAGGTGTTTGAAGCAAGCTGAAGGAGGAGTTCATGCTCTCCTTCTAGTTTTTCCATATGGCCGTTTCACAGAGCAGGAGGCAGAAATGCTGACGCGACTTGCGAAGGTTTTTGGGAAAGATGTAACAAATCACATTACTATTGTCTTCACTGGTGGGGATAAATGTAACTACAAGAATTTTGATTCAAGCATGAAGGAGAACAAAGTACTCAGGGAAGTAATAAACAAATGTGGAGGCAGATATCACCTCATTAACAATACATGTATGAACGACAGAGATCAGGTTACTAAATTACTGCAGATGATTGACACAATGATGGAGAAGAAGGGAGGTCAATTATACACTAATGAAATGTTTGAACTTGCAAATAGAGATCTAAATGAACATGAGAGTGACCGATTCTTAATGCTGTGTTTGGTGGCAGTAGTATTAATGGTAGGACTTATCATGGTTAACTACatgatattattaaaatatgtgcATTGTAAGCTTTTGGGGATTGAAAACTTGGACCTACCGAAAGATCATATTTTACAACTCGCTCACACTTAAAATATCTTGTGATCACTCTGTGTTCCAAGCTATAATGATTCTTTCCCGACCCGATGGATACCATTAAATAAATCAATCTCgtttccagaatctcacatttactgtatatttctagaaagagagagagagagagagagattgggtataacaaatataaaatttaGGGTATACAAAATTTTATCAGTTTACCGTCATTCGTCTTGTAAAAATAAACTTGTTCTCTCAGCAAAAATGTcacagagaaaaataaaattaaatatgacGTCACGTCTGTCACTCAAATTGTTtgcaaaatattaataaaggaAAGCAGTTTGCTTATGCAAAAGGAATTCACCtttaaggggccagtcacaccaaaagcgctttaaacgcttgcaaacgcaaggcgcgacgcactgccttttttaaaaaaagagcagtgcgacgcggcttttcatattgctaagcaaccaccgagtcagctgtcttgtcaatcaaatattgaagcgtgagcgctctttgctgttaactgtcatattagcagaaattttaaaaagagggcgcttgctctgaccttgtttgagggtgagagatgcataaacacgcaggagagagtgagcgagtggagtccggttcttcaaagcaactgtaaacttccctcgccacaacgtaaggcccgcctctcccctcattcaattggacaatgcaaagacgcgaatgacgtcgggcgcttctccgctctcagcgctccttcaaaaacgcgtgcgcggcaggcggcaaaaaaccgcaaggcgctcggcgcgcataaacagcgcgcaaacgcgccctgcttATAGAATATCATATCATGTCCAGATGACAACCGTCTCTACTCGAAAAACCGACCTTGATATATCTCTCTCTTTTAAGGTGCTTTCGTGGCAACACTGGGATATGACCTCTTTCTCTCAgggcagaattttttttttacagtcaacATTGATC
This window of the Misgurnus anguillicaudatus chromosome 19, ASM2758022v2, whole genome shotgun sequence genome carries:
- the LOC141350868 gene encoding GTPase IMAP family member 8-like, translating into MQGVSSSPHFNLVLLGQVGAGKSATGNTILGQKTFASRKSLKGVTQEIQRGEVKIDGLCVHVYDTPGFFSPGVKNKDIERKCQKVLHLDVSVPTVFLLVVGTDRYGEQEKKTTEIIVKFLGHKHFQNTWILFTKGDELESNELTIEDYMEDSEDLKDVVQKFQSRYQVFNNKMAKNDPKNKKQVDELMRKIKSTVLSISANSLNQYQGTEDLPNTDQASPSANSAAATQTTSCNENNNLPPRKILLLGKTGVGKSATGNTILGSNVFKSLNDLNAVTEKSEIHHSEVNGREVSVIDTPGFFDSKIPQDKLANEFERCLKQAEGGVHALLLVFPYGRFTEQEAEMLTRLAKVFGKDVTNHITIVFTGGDKCNYKNFDSSMKENKVLREVINKCGGRYHLINNTCMNDRDQVTKLLQMIDTMMEKKGGQLYTNEMFELANRDLNEHESDRFLMLCLVAVVLML